Part of the Anopheles coluzzii chromosome 3, AcolN3, whole genome shotgun sequence genome is shown below.
AAATCAACAAATAtgtttaatgaatttaattaaaattttgtaacaGAGCAGGACCGCACCATATGCAGTCCTATCACAGATCCTTTGTCTCCCATTCCTATATACTCCTAAATAACCTGCTCGTTTTTTGTGCCAATGAATTCGAAGCCATTTCTGAGATTGActgagagcaaaaaaaaacagtactattcttttattttacgaAACAAATCCACAGACGACCAACCAAAACGTTTGCCAAAATGGTATGCAACGCTTGTCAACGCTGTGACTGTTTTTCGTTGCACTTTTATCATTAATTAAAACGAATAAATCAGTTTTGCAGGAGCCGGCGCTcttaaataataacaaattcAGCGAGTGAATGTACTCGTTCAAGGATATATGGTGAACATAAATGCTATAATATATGAATTTACTTTACTTATTTGTAGTAGAGTTCGGTTTCCATAGCTTGTTGCAGCTCGGTCCATAAGCCTCGGTCTGAAAGGTATTTTTTCCAACAACTGGTCATTTAGTAGCATGTGTAGCAGTACTTTAAGCTAATTATTTGAACCGAGAACGAAAAATCGTCGTcatgaaaaaacaaagctgACCAATTAAGCTCAAGTGAGCGATGTTTTTTTAAGTCATGGCTACAAATTATTTAACGAATTATTACTGATGTGTACAGGTCAGATGTGTACGAGAGAGCTGATTTAGAATAATAAATGCACAATGATACGCGTGGCGTAAAGTAAAACGGGGTAAAATAGGTAACTAAAAGAATAAAATGGCAGTGGTCAACAAAACGGACGCTCATTTATTGTGAACATAAGCTAAAAAGCTCAACGCAAATTAGCGCGCATACGCCTTCATTTTGAGAGcacaaaagaaaattaattataaacaGGATAATAACTTTTCTTGTGCATCTTTAATCTTTTGCagataattaaaaatttataatTAGAATACACAGAGAACAGATCTAGCGATAAAGTGGAATGGAGTGCAATGGAACTCGGTGTGTGTTTAGCTACAAGAAGGGACCTGTACACGGCAACGTACGTCAAATAAAACACTGGAAAACCATTTCGCTAAATAATTAGTACTCACTCTTCATATTTACGTGCGAAaatgaagaggaaaaaaaggattcgTGTTACGAAAATAATTGAAAGTTTGGAGGAAAATAGTGTAAGCTGTGAAGTATTGATTAATGTCGAGTACTTCTTTTGCCCtaattccaaaaaaaaaagaaaaacatgtaATGCATTTTTAGCAGATTATGCACGTATTTGAGTATTTAGTTTTAAAAAgaatttttacttttttattcgtgttctttttttaaatattgtcaCATCTTTCTCTCCTTACATTTTACAATCCTAATTAAAACGAGTCCTATAATTACTcattttcgttcgtttccatTATTTAATATTCAGCTCCCCTTTTTCGCACTCCTTCGTAATATATAGCATTGTTCCGCagtctccccccccccctccccccctttctctctctttctctctctatctctctctctttctctctatctcctctctttctctcgctcctctctttctctctctcctctcttaCTCTTTCTCCCTTGATTATAACCATTTCTTGTGCAATCCCTGCATTCCTCATATAAAAGCataaataatgtaaaactGTTTAACGATGTTTCGCCTTAATTAAATATgtacattttttgttcttttccttcttttgcgCTCTGCCTGTTGTCTGAAATGAATCGAAATCCATGCAAAACCGTAGCCCACTGGAGAAAACCATCTCGCGAGTGCCGGACGTTTGCCACCAACCAGTATTAATCGATCTCCATACGTAGCAGAAAAGGCCGGATTggtccaacaacaacaacagcagcaccaacaatcACCatctcaacaacaacaaccctcTGCAACAGTTGCGGTAGCGACTACATCATCGGCAACGTCGATAGCACCAACAACGTGCGAATCACATCCATCCTGCTTACCAGCTACTTCGTCCTCAATGCATCAAATCCAGCCCGGAAGTAGCAATCTTCAGCAGCAACATTCCACACAACAGCCGCAAcacccacagcagcagcagcagcaacaacaacaacagcatcatcatcaccatccaAGCAACCCGGGTCCACATCGAGACGATGGTTCCAGCGGCTATGGAAGTCCCGATTCAGAAACGTTCGAAATGTCCAACAATCAATGACGTTTGATTTCGGGCATTACCAAAATGTGCTGATGATGCACAAtagaatgttttttgtttgcgacaGTAACGCGGTAACGGAAAAGTTAAGTTTGGTGCATTTTTACGTTGCAAACTTTTACGTAATTATTGGAAGGCGACTCTATGTACTCAACGTACTGAAAGTTCTAGTCAAATTAGATGAGCCAACAGTTTTCATAGCAGGGAATACAGCAACTAAATAAGAGTTTCTCTTGGTTGAATATAGGCTCAATTTCGTTCCTATGCTTTTCATTATAGATAAAAGGAATGCAATCTTCTTTTCTTGCTCCAATTTATTATCTATATAATATGATAGCGAACGCCTTATCACAATACACTGGCGAATGGCAGCGTAACGGCGAAATAATAGGAAAGCACGGTACCGCAGATAATACAAATCCGGTGGCATATAATAAATATCAAAGGTTTATCAACGGACTTCACATGTCCATACGCAAGGAAATAATTAATCGAAAAGACTTTCGCCCTCACTATCACCAATAACTCTATTAATCTCGGTCTTCCAAAGACTGTCCTGCATTATGAAGTACGTGCtgattatgttttaattttttttgtaccgTTGAAAACTTTCCAGCGGCCCATTATTTTAAGTCCCATTACATTCCTTagtttatcattatttttataaaactatATCGACAAAAAGTTCAGTGCATAGTGATAACTATGTCGAATACTTTACACTGTTATCGAAATATTCATATGTATTATTTCGCAGTAATAAATTGTTGAATAAATAGTTTGAAGAACAAACTATTTCTTTTTCCCACTTTCACGCACGTCAACATTCCAGATACGTGTCTCTCCGTTTTTGGCGCATACGATCTACGCAGAGATACCAGATTAATGTAGACTTACTTGACATAATTATACACCATGACGGAATAGTCAGTGAGTCTATGCACCCGTAAGGTAGTGCATGAACGAGAACCAAGCTGCGTCCGGTTTTACAAGAACCAACGCCAGTTTCATTTCGGCAGACTCTTCAATAAACCTCTTGGCCGCTCCGTAACGTTGAAATACAAAAGTGTAATAACTTTTCCTTCACAAAATACCGCAGCATAACTGGATAGTTGGTTCTGCCTATGGGAATAACGTCCGGACGGGAATCGAACGTCCGCCCGACCTTATAGAAACTGACGCGTCTATCTAATAGATGTCGCGACCTACTCTAACGACAAAACTGATCTTCgatgttgattgttttttcctcttttcttaACTGCTTTAATTGTTCGATCCTAATCCCATCAATTGCACATTTTGTTCTGCTATATTCTCTTTTTAAACATATCCCAGATTCATATTTTGTTCCGTGTATAGTAATGTAAAAACTGTTAAATTATTGTCTAGGTACAGCGGTGTAGTAAAAGTATTTCATGCTATGCTCGTAGTAGCAGAAGTACGGCGCCAAGTATGTATTTGTTTTAAGCAACGTCAGTTTACTATTTGCTTTGATAAAGGCAAACGattagaaaataaaatgacCAGACTATGTACAGTTTGCTTGCTTTACACGTAATTCAAATCACAACTAAGCGAAGAGCTACTCTAAGAACTATTTTAGGCAGACTAATATAAAATACTAAATAAACACAACCTCGGAAACTTGCAGTAGCTGTAGCAGCCCGTAAATAAAATTACGATTTACACAGAACATGTAAACATGCTATGCGGATAGTCGTGCCAGTATGTATTACTATACGATGGAAAAGGAAGACACTGTAGCAATGACATGTTCCAAGCATAGGTAATGtgtaaaaggttttttttaacaaatcgaATATTATAAGAAGAACATTGCACTCGGATGTAAAAACAAGTTTGACCTGAGAACTACACCTAACAATAATTCGCACACTTATATAGTAATGAAAGCCAATGTAAATACGATTTCAATAATAACTGCAATCTAAAAGTAACAATAAAATTGTCATCTATGAAGAAACTCGCTTACATTGACTCCAATTGTATGCGATTCTTTACAGCATACTAGCGGTGACATGGCGGTTCATTTAATGCGAACAATAAGAACCACGGAAAGAACACCACGTAAGTCACAACATTATAGGTATCACCTTTCTGCACAAGTGATTGTTGATTGTCGTTCGACCCTATTGTCAATGTGTAGCCAGCAAAGGAGCGATCAGCTAATGGCAATAATTTGATATAAACGCTTAATTCGGTCCAATGTTGtttattcaattataaacatgctttcttctagattttgtttacaaattgaatatatttcacatttttagtTGATCTTAGTAGCTTGCCCAAGGCTTTTGGGTAAGGCGAACATAAATGGTACGATTTGTTAAACCTATGTAAAGATATTAATAGTTAAACTAAATGTTAGAAAACCATAGAACGATATATTCATATCGATGATCAGATCTCATTCTTCGaagaaataattattaatcCTATTCACTACATTTCTTTACCAGCAGtgcttttgctatttttcaaTGGCAAACAAAAGAGTATGTTAAATTTGTCAGTCGCAATCGAATGCCTTCCGTAATCGCACTAAGACATGACGCTGTTAAATATCAATTCAAAGAAATATGTATTCGTATACGAAAATATTCAATCTCGTCACGAATGAATGAAAACACTTGAATCataatttcttttctttttgcctaAAATTCGTCGTGCCGCGTTAAAGCCTCACCAAAATCGGTCGCCTGCGAACCGACAAACAGGTCGTACTTTTCAATAATTTCCTCCTTTGTTAGCTTTTCATCTGCGTCAGAGTCTGCCTCGTAGATCAAATGACGGGCTTCGGCTTCCGCATGGTCAAAGTCCGCCGGAGTGATCCAATCTTTCACCTCCTGGTTGTCCATGAAGCCATCCTTATTTTTGTCACTGCAATGTAAAATATCAACAATGTAAGACGGTTTCGCACCTTATTTCTGTAACCATACGTACCGGAAGTTGGTAAAGGTTTCGCGTTCGTGTTTTACCCAATCCGgttcttcttcattttgttCACCTTGCCGATACATATCGCCAATGTACTCTTCGACTGACACCTTTCCGTCACTATCCTTGTCAATGTCCTCGATGGTCTCCGTTACTACAACGTCGCGCATGTGACTGCTTTCCTCGGGATGGAGAAAATCGGTAAACTCTTCCCTCGTGAGCTCATCATCTCCGTCACGATCCGCAATGCTCCAGCGGCGTCGGTCGCGCTTCATCATAGTGCGGTAGGAAAAATGTTCATCGCTCGGATGGTCCGGTTCCTGCGCCGCAAGCTCGTCCAGGAATCCATACACATTCTTGCGGTATGTGTCCCAGTGCACCTTCTCCGTGTTGTTCGGATTATGCGTCTTCCACTGACGGTTGACATCATCGTCGATGTAGCGCCTCTGTGTGTACTGAATCCACGCTTTCAGCTCAGACATATTAACGAAGCCATCATTGTCTCTGTCTATTTTATCTACGATGAGTctggcgaaatagtgaaatcattTTAACCAATTAGCGACACAATTGCTGCACTTTAATGCATGCTACGCGGCGCGACGTGATTACGCGATTAATTCCCATCTATCCAAGCTTACCATATTGTACGTCGGCTCGCGTTTACTTACCCCAAGCGTCTTCTGCTTTCGTCCGCCTCGAGCTGATCAAACGTTTTAGCATCTTCGCCGAGAAATGCTTCGTGATCGTACTGTTTGTTATGCTCATCGTTTTGATAATGTTGCGCATGGCTTAGCGGATCATGATCCAGCACTCGTTTTTCCTCCGGCTTTGGGATAGCAGACACGGCGTAGTTAAGCAACAAGCAGATGCTCATTGCGAATACGAACATCGTtttcattgttattgtttagGATGGACTTTTTCTGGTGTAGTTTCCGTTTGCGTTCAATTCACCTAAGAATGCTGGAAACGGCCAAAGAAAATGGATGATCTCCAAGCATTAGAACTAGAAATGTGTaaacttcatttttaattacatGTGCAGCATTCGACAACGAAAATAACCATTGAGCATTGTCAAAGTAACAATTAGTACCAGCTTCAGAAAAAATAACTAATATCAATTCTAAAGATCACTAAGCATGAACCATTCAGTAAAGAGCGCCATAAACGTTACGACAGTGTGTAAAATTAGGCCACGTCATATCCCGTAAATCAAGACTGTCCAATAACCAGAAGGATGCAAATAATGTGAAATAGAACTTACTATATTGAACCTCTATATTGAGTCACACGAACTTGGGGTTTACCACAGAAAAGAACTCCTCTTATAAGTAAAATCTATTCATAATGACACTACAATAACGAAATATATGAGGCCTGGACGTGTAACCGAATTAACACCGTTCTGATGTGCCTTGTGTGGATGCTGAACTAAAACTAAATTCTGTACTGCTTCttcaaataaacataaaccacGTTGCGTCGGCGGTCCACGGGAGACGATAGACGGGTTAAATGAGCATATGCGGAAGTAAACCAAGACGAGAAGAAAACTTCGTCGGTTCAAACATCGGTCGACCAATGGCCAAAGCGACATGCAGCAGAATATGACTCTTCACCGCATGAACGCCTATGCTGATGTAATGCGACCcgtttgtattggtgttattACTGCCGGCTCTTGGAGCGATAAGCGTATCTTGCTGTACACTGTAACGGGAAAAACTTGCAGTTTCCTTCCATCAAATCGCAAAcattttgaatgtttgttCGCTGTAAActtcttgctttttttatgttactgCAGGTTAATGTTTGTTTAGAAAATGCTACAAAGCAACACGGTGTTTTAAGCCATATTTTCTagacaaaagaaagaaaattgtaaaaaaaataacacaacacaaattctttcattattttcgaTTGAGAGTACGAgagtagggggggggggggcgattcATTTTGCTCACAGTGCCAGTCATCTGCATGCTGGGGGAATCTGTTGCATGTGGTGCCGGATGATGGAAAAACCATGTGTAGCGCACGATGAACACAACGCTAGGGAGGCGGCGGTATCCGTGTAGGCAAATAACACGAAAAATAGTTCACTCACAATTCCACAATTCCAGATGGTGTTAGTGgcataaaaataacaaccgATTCGGCACAACCAGCGCTACGTGGAATACCAAGCCATCTTGAGCATTTCGAAGAGCCATTGTACAAAATGAACAGggaaatgttttattcaaaGATTTGCAATATCACTTACGTATGAATAGCACTAATAACGCGCCACTTTTTCACTGTAAGATATGTACAACATAGTAAAAGAGAATTTTTTGACTAATAATTAAACATAACGAAGCTAATATCGAATTTGACATTGAGATGTTTATATTTGTTTGCCAATATGCAAGTGaataattatataaaaaaaggtaaataggTAAATACTTACAACTCTACCGGCAATTtacattgaaataattttctattcaCCAATCACGACACTTTCATATTTGTAAACACAAGAATAATGAATAGGTAGAGGTCTCATACGATTTATAAAATGACATTGTGCTGATGATGAATGACAGATTGCGTCAAAACCGCGACCAAGATACATAAGCTGCAATAAAATAAGCTGCATTTTCGAATATAAAGTCTACACATCTTGGTGATGAGCGAATTTCGCTGTTGCCATACAACG
Proteins encoded:
- the LOC120957347 gene encoding calumenin, with product MKTMFVFAMSICLLLNYAVSAIPKPEEKRVLDHDPLSHAQHYQNDEHNKQYDHEAFLGEDAKTFDQLEADESRRRLGLIVDKIDRDNDGFVNMSELKAWIQYTQRRYIDDDVNRQWKTHNPNNTEKVHWDTYRKNVYGFLDELAAQEPDHPSDEHFSYRTMMKRDRRRWSIADRDGDDELTREEFTDFLHPEESSHMRDVVVTETIEDIDKDSDGKVSVEEYIGDMYRQGEQNEEEPDWVKHERETFTNFRDKNKDGFMDNQEVKDWITPADFDHAEAEARHLIYEADSDADEKLTKEEIIEKYDLFVGSQATDFGEALTRHDEF